A genome region from Passer domesticus isolate bPasDom1 chromosome 25, bPasDom1.hap1, whole genome shotgun sequence includes the following:
- the NGF gene encoding beta-nerve growth factor, translating into MPMLFYTLTVAFLIGTQAAPKSEDNAPLEFPAEHSLLSTRSDGHPIAQEAPQTPHGHATWSLGRREALNITVDPKMFRKRRFRSPRVLFSTEPPPVAGQGRNLGFLSGAGALNRTARSRRSTHPVLHRGEFSVCDSVSMWVGDKTTATDIKGKEVTVLGEVNINNNVFKQYFFETKCRDPKPVSGGCRGIDAKHWNSYCTTTHTFVKALTMEGKQAAWRFIRIDTACVCVLSRKAARP; encoded by the coding sequence ATGCCCATGCTGTTCTACACTCTGACTGTAGCTTTTTTGATCGGCACACAGGCAGCTCCCAAGTCAGAGGACAATGCTCCACTGGAGTTTCCTGCAGAACACTCCCTGCTCAGCACCCGGAGCGACGGACACCCCATTGCCCAGGAGGCTCCGCAGACACCCCACGGCCACGCCACGTGGAGCCTCGGCAGGAGAGAAGCTCTAAACATCACCGTGGACCCCAAAATGTTCCGCAAGCGGCGTTTCCGGTCTCCCCGGGTGCTGTTCAGCACGGAGCCCCCGCCGgtggccgggcagggccggaATTTGGGATTTCTCAGCGGGGCGGGGGCTCTCAACAGGACTGCCCGGAGCAGGAGGAGCACGCACCCCGTGCTGCACCGCGGGGAGTTCTCGGTGTGCGACAGCGTCAGCATGTGGGTCGGGGACAAAACCACGGCCACCGACATCAAGGGCAAGGAGGTGACGGTGCTGGGCGAGGTCAACATCAACAACAACGTCTTCAAGCAGTACTTTTTCGAGACCAAGTGCAGGGACCCCAAGCCAGTGTCGGGCGGGTGCCGCGGCATTGACGCCAAGCACTGGAACTCGTACTGCACCACCACCCACACGTTCGTCAAGGCCCTGACCATGGAGGGCAAGCAGGCGGCCTGGAGGTTCATCCGCATCGACACCGCCTGCGTCTGCGTGCTCAGCAGGAAGGCGGCCAGGCCCTGA